TCTCGATCAGCATCCGCTCCTCATACCGTTCGACCACATCCAAGTCGTAATCCGCGTGTTCGTTCCCGCTCAGATACTCGATTTCCCGCATCGCTTCTCTCGCGATCAGTACCCCGCAGTTAACTAGGAAAATGTTCGCGATATACGACTGCTGATCGTTCAACTGCAGCGTCAGCGTAGGCGTAAGCGACTTGTGGAAATGCATCGCCGCCTCCGCGTATGCCTTCTCTTTATAGAGGAGATGCGCGTAGCGGTAATTCGCGACCGGATGCTCGGGCTGCAGACGCAGCGCTTCCCTGAGGCAGGTCATCGCCAGCGAGGGGTCCGGACGGTCGCCGAACTTGTATGTCTCCCCGTGGTGGACATACAAGGAAACCAACCGCTCCCGCCATCGGTCGGCCTCCGCGAAGTCGCGCTTCGCGAGCGCCTCCTTCCGCCGTTGCTTATATACCCTCGCCTCATTCGAGGGAATGAACGATTCCTCTACTTCTTCCCACATTTCCGATCCCGCTCCTCTTCTTCGCCGTGACAGCCTTTCACGCTTCGGTTTGTATGCTAGGTGCATATCATCCGAAAGGGGCAAATCTTCTATGAACACAGTTACAGCCGCAGTTCCAGTAAACACGCTCTTATCCCGTTACGGCTTCCGCGCCTCCGACCTGGTAACACCGGACTCTTCTTACGGTGCACTGCTCGACCGCGCGCTGCACGAAGCCGGTATCGGCTTGGATGAACTTCCTTCGATTTCGGAACAGGACTGGCAGCTCGCCCTCCGCAAGGCCCGCGACCGTTTCGACGGCCCCGGCGGCGAGACGCTCGTCGACCCGCGCCGCGCCCCGCTCCCATTGTCGAGCATCGACTTCTACATGGCGGGCGTCGTCCGCTGGATGAACGAGCTCGGCATTCATACCTACTCCTGCTGCGACGGGCACGGCAAGCGGCTGCCTCACGCGAATATGATCTCGTATCTCGGCACCCAGCAAAAACACATCCTGCAGGTTAGCGCTCCGGAAGGGATGTCGCTGCGCGCGCAGGGGCGCCGGGTCCAATGGGAGATGAATCCCTCCGAGCCCGAGCGGCTGCTTCAATTCGCAGAACGATTATACTGCATCGTCTCCGAACCCGCCACGCTGTTTCGCTACGAGGCGGATCGGTTCGCGGAAGGCTTGGTGGAGCTGTTGGAGATTCCGGGGGAGAGCGGCTCCGAGGAGCGGATTCGACGCGCGGCGATCGCGAAGCTGCGTCGGCATGCCGACGATCTGTTCGTCGATCGCGCGGGGAACGTATGCGCCGCGATCCTCTGCGGCGAAGGTCCGACCGTGCTGCTGTCCGCTCATATGGACGTCTTCAGCGAGATCGAGCCGGAGCGGCGTATCGTTCGCCGCGGGACGGAGCTGTCCAGCTCCGAGGGGATCCTCGGCGCCGACGACCGGGCCGGGATGGCCGTCATCCTGGAGCTGTGCCGCCGCGTGCACCGGACGAACTTCAACGGGACATTGAAGGTAGCGCTCACCGTTCGGGAGGAGATCGGACTGGAAGGTTCCCAAGCGTTGGACGCGGCATGGCTGGAGGACGTGCGTGGCGCGATCGTCGTCGACCGCCGCGGCACCCGAGACATCGTCACCTCGTGCGGCCGGGTAATTCCGTTCTGCAGCGAAGCGTACGGCCGATTGTTCGAAGCGGCCGGCGCCCTCGCCGGCATGCCCGACTGGCGCGTCACGCCGGGCGGCTCCAGCGACGCCAAGGTGCTGGCAACGGAGTTCGGCATCCCGTCCGTCAATCTCTCGGCGGGGTACCGCCACGAGCACACGTCCAGCGAAACCGTCGATTACCTCGCGACGTACCAGACCGTCAAGCTGATCGAGTGCGTGCTTCATCGGAATATGATTCAGTAAGCACGAAGTTACGACAAATAGACCGCGACCGAATCTTCCCCACGTCGCGGTCTATGATTTATTTTACGAACTTGCTTGGCTCATCTTCCGCAGCAGCTCTTGAATCCGCTCCTGATCGTTGTTCGCCATCGCTTCCTGCAGACGTTCGTTCAACTCGTTCAGCGAGCCGTGACTCTCTCGAATGCGCTGCGCGGCCTGCGCCTCGAACCGTTCCCGCTCCCGATCCAACGCTTGAATGACTTGTTGCTCGGTCCGATGGATGCGGTCCCGTTCCAGCCCTTCTTCGAAGTCGGTCTTCGAGACTTCCTCGGCCGCGTGCTGCAGACTCTCTTGAATGAGCTTCTTCGCTGTCTCGGCTTCCTGTTCCTTATTCGACTCGCTCATGAAACTACACCGCCTATTAATCTTCGATGAAGGTACGAATCGGCTTAAGCACATCCATCTGGATGCCTTGCGATACGTCCTTAAATCCATCGAGAGGATTCTTGTTGTACACGTTTAACATGACCTGGGAGGCGAACTTGACCGTTTCGAGGTCGTTGGTTTCGAGCCCCTTCTGAATGACGGCGTCCATCGACTTGTACAAGCGCTCGCGCTCCGCGAAGCTGGTTTTCAAGAACGTTTCGAAGTTACTCCGGTCGGTCTCCATCTTCTTCGTAATAGCATTCAGGCAGGCGATGATGCGTTCCCGCTCCGTCTTTTCAACTTCCTTAGCCTTATAGTAGCTTGTGAAAGAATCGATCGCGTTCGAAACCATATTGGCTACATCCATAGTTACTAGGTTCGTGATCGGATTGCTCATATCGTTTTATAGTCTCCCTTGTGATAGTTTCTGCTCCATCTCGACCAATCGCTTCGTCAGGTCCTTATACTGTCGCGTGATTTCCGCATTGCCCTGCAAGAACTGCGTCGTTAACGTCTGCTCAAGCAGTTGAATGATCGCGATCGCCTGCGTCGCTTCTTCGAGCTCCCGTTGTGACGGATTCTTCGATCCAAGAATCTTGGCCGTCTCCCTCATCTTCAGCTCCAGCGGCTTCAGCAACCGGTCGATAAGCTTGCGCTCCTCGTTCACCGACATCTCGATATAAGTCAAGTTGCTCTTGACTTTCCGAAGCTTCTCGCATTCGGCATCGATTCGGGCCCGGTACTCTCTTGCCTCGTCCAACATTTCATTGGCTTCCCGCACCCGCTTGCGCTGACTGATCAAGTCGGTCAGTAACACGCCGCCTAGGAACGCGACCGGATTCACGCGGGTTGCCATGGTTAGGGCAGACGAGGCGACCGACGCCGCAAACAACGTCCCGACGACGGTTGCGGTATTCGCTCCGCGTTCGCGGCGCTCGAATTCCATTCTGGCGATGTACTTCTTCACTGTCGGGGCGTAATCGCTTTTCAGCTTATCGTACTTTTCGCCTTTATACGCATAATGGGCCTCGACGAGCTTCTCCGTCTGCTTGATCTTCGCCTCGACTTCCTTAAAGGTATCATTGTAGCGGGATCTAGCACTGGAAATAATACCGCTCGCTTCCTCCCGTTTTTCGAACGACGTCTTATAGTCGCTCTTCCCCTGTATCACCATTTCCTTGAAGCCGTCCGTCATGATCTCGGTCAATTCTTTTCTTCCGTCGCTAAGGATTTGACCGAACTCCTTGCCCAGATCGAACATCTCTCTGAAAAAGCCCAAAGACCGCACCTTCTGCCTCTTCGAATTCATTCTTGCAAAAAAACAGTTCCAACTTTCCCATTTTACAGTAAGTTTCATAGATTTATCTACATATTTATTAGTTCTACAGACCCATCAGACACTCTCATTGTCAGGGATCGTTCGTTCCTCTCTTGAAGCATGCAAAAAAGCGGCCCCCGATGAGAGCCGCAGGACGTGTAAAGATCCATCTACTTCCCCTTCATCTGCCGGTACTTCTGCGCGTGCAGCTTCTTGCGGGCCGCGCGGTCATAAGAGAAGCTCTCGAGCTGCTCCGACAGGAGCTCCGATTCCGCCGCCAGCGACGGCGCGTTCAGCGCGGACGCCATCTCCCTCAGGCGCTCCGCCTGTTCCCGCAGCAGCCGCTGTCCCTCCTCGCTCCGCCCGCCGTCCAGCGCCGCCATGGCGGACTCGATCGCCAGCGCCGACCGCGTCAGCTCCGCCTGCTTCGTCACCTCCGGGTCCCGCGGAAGGCTCAGCAACGCGCCGTCATTCGTAAACTCTACCGGAAGCTCCGCGGCGAATCGGCAATGCTCGGCGCCGTCCGTCACATCCGCGTACTCCCAAGCCAGCGCGAGCGCCGTCCGCCGCCCCGGTCGCCCGGACTCTATCGACAGTTCTACCAGCAACGTCTTCACCGCCCCGTCGCCGAGGTCGCCTAACGAAACAATCGTTCCCCGCGAGTCCGACTCCGACGCTGCCCCGTACACGTTCGTCACGCTCGTCCCCTCCGCCGGCCGCAGCGTCAGCTTCAGGTTGTGCGCGACCGTAGAGAGAAGACCGTCCAGTTCCCTCTCGAAAATGCTCGGAATCTCCTCCGCCGTCCCGATATAATAGAACCTTCCCCCGCCCAGTTCGGCGATCGTCTCGAGCAGCTCCTCGTCGAAGCCGTCCCCGACGCCCATCGTCGTCACGGACACGCCGGCGGCCAAGTACTCCTTCGCGATCGCGCCGAGCTTCGGCTTGCTCGTAATCCCATGGTTGGCATGGCCGTCCGACAACAGGATGACGCGGTTCGTCGTCCCGCTCGCGACGGACCTCCGCACCTGCTGCGCCCCTTCCATCAGACCTCCGCTAAGGTTCGTGCTGCCTCCCGGTTGAATGGCCGCGATCCGCTCCTTCGTCGGAGGATCGATCGTCTGCACCTCGTCGTCGAACGCGACCAGACGCAGCCGGTCCCCCTCCCGCATCTGGTCCGCCACGAATCGGCATGCTCTCTTGCTATATTCGATCGGCGCGCCGGCCATCGACCCGCTGCGGTCGAGGACAAGCGCCAAGTTGAGAGGCGGCCGCTCGCCGCGGCGGGTGCCGCTGCCGCGGACCTCGACGAGCAGGTACGCTCTCTCGAGCCCGCCGACGGGGATGTAGGGCCGCTCCCAGGTTGTTTTCACGGATACGGTGCGAATGGATTCAAGCATTTTCCGAAACCCTCCTGTACTCAATTCTGGTATGATTCGAGTATAAGAGAGTCCGAACGGATGCGGGTTGCAAGCCACGCAACATGGAGGAGCGAAGCGGAAGCGATGATGATGAAGGAAGCGTTCATGCACTATTTGCAACACGAGCATATATTCCCGGGCGAGGCTCCCGAGCTGCTCAGCTATCGGGAGATCTCCTACAACGAAATCGCCCTGCCCGCGCAGGCGCCGCCGCCGGAGCTCCAGCTGGACGATCTGCTGAACCAAGCGAAGGCGTCCGGGACGCTAGGGACGTACATCCGGCAGCTCGCCCTCTCGCGCGACATGCTGACCTACCGGGCGGCGCGGTTCGAGTCGGGCCAAATCAGCCGGGATTACTGGAGTCGCTTGCTGAACGACGAGGTCAACGCCTCGAAGGAGAAGCTGCTGCGGGTGGCGGTGCTGCTGCAGTTGAGCTGCGAGGAAGCCGAGGAGATGTTGGAAAAGGCGGGGTACTCGCTCAGCCCTACGATTTTGCGGGATGTTATCGTCGGGTATTGCTTGCAGCGCCGTATTTACGACTTCGCCGAGATCGAGGAGACGCTCGCCGACCGCGAAGTGCAGTCGTTGTTTAACGATCGGAAGGGGGCTTGATTCATGCATTTTATTGATCTGAAGCATTTCGCAAGCGGGCAAATCCAGGATATCTATGCGATTGCCGACACCCTGAGGACAAATCCGTGCAGGCCGTTGGAAGGAAAGACGTTCATTCTCTTCTTTCCGCAGACTAGCCTTCGAACGAGAACGACGTTCGAGAGCGGCATTCGGCAGCTGGGAGGGGACTGTATTCTCTTCCCGCCGGAGACGTTGGACCGAAGGGAAGAGCTGATCGATACCGTCAAGTATTTGGAAAATTGGGCGGACGGCATCGTGGTCCGACACCCGGACGCCGCCAAAGTGAAGCTTCTTGCGGAGCATGCCGCGATCCCGATTATCAACGCGATGACCTCCGAAAACCATCCGTGCGAGGTCGTCGCCGACTTCTACGCGTTGCGACAGCGGAGAGAGGACTATCTTGACCTTGTTTATACGTACGTCGGTCCCGTCGGCAACATCTTCAAGGCGTGGGCCGACCTTGCGGAAGTGATGAACCTCCGCTTCCATCACGTGTGTACGCCGGATAACGAATACAGGGAGCCTGACGCCAACTATCGCTTTCATTCCGATCTGGACGACATCTTGCCGCAGAGCGATGTCATCCTAACGGATTCGCTGCCGGACTCTTACCGAAACTCCGAATATATCGATGCTTACCAGATTACGCTGGAGAAGCTGCGCACCGCGAAGCCTCGCGCGATGCTCAATCCTTGTCCTCCCTTCTTTCGCTCGGAGGAAGTCAGCGAGGACGCGATCGATTCGGAATTCTTCGTCGGCTATGGCTTCAAGAAGGACCTCCTGCTTGTGCAGCAGGCGATTCTTGTGTATTGCTTGTTTGGTCGGTTATAAAAAAAACAGAACTAATGTTCGCATGTTTTTTTGAATTTTGATATACTGTAAGAGGTACTAGCTTGGCTTGTAAGGGCGGTCGGCTAATCTCCCGGAAGGGAGGTGATGCCCGTGGACGTATTCGAATCACTATACTTAATGATAGCCTTCGCTACATTGGTTGTGTTGATCCTGAACACGTCGCAACGGAAATAGACCGCCCACCCTGACAAGGTCGCGGTCTATTCCTGCGTCAATCTAGGGAACAAGCCAACCGCTCTTACAGCGGCTTGCTGTACCACTGGGGGCCGTAGCAGCGGCTCCCTTTCAATTAGTTTAATCATACCTCAGCGTAGAGATACCTGCAACGTCTGTTGTTTGCAATACCGCTCCGATTCAACGTCTCGAATTGTCCGATATCCCCTCTTACCGTTAAACCAACTGACTATACATATTTTCTCTTGCGCACTTCCCCCATCTGAAGAACGCGATCCTTCCCCCAGGGTTCTATAGAACTCCACATTCTTCACAGAGTCCTTCAATCATGGAATGTCCTCCGAGAGCATCTCAGGATTTTTCCGCACCCCACTACTTTACCTGTCGTAGTATTGATGCTACAATGGGGACTACTACGACAGATGAAGTAGGGGGCGACGAGTTGATCAGCAGCGACGTGATTCGCGGGTACAACGACACGATCATCTTATGCCTGTTGTTGGACAACGAATCTTACGGTTATGAGATTTCCAAGAAGATCAAGCTGTTGTCGGAAGGCAAGTACGTAATGAAGGAGACGACGTTGTACTCGGCCTTTACGCGATTGGAGAAGAACGGCTATATCGTTTCCTTTTATAAGGAAGAGGAGACGCATGGAAGGCGGCGTACGTACTATCGCATTACGCCTGCGGGAATAGAGTATTACCGTGAGAAATGCATCGAGTGGAACGTAACCCAGCACGTGATCAATAAATTTGTAAGGGAGCTGTGACCGGATGGAGACCATTATCAGTTACCTCGACAACATGTTTGCGGCATTCCCCCGAACGAGCCAAATCCTCAAGCTGAAAGAGGAATTGCTGACGACGATGGAGGAGAAATATTTCGAGTTGAAGCGCGAGGGCAAGTCGGAAAATGAAGCGGTCGGCATCGTCATCTCCGAATTCGGCAACGTCGAAGAGCTGATGCGCGAAGTGGGAGTCGCGCCGGAAGCGGAGCACACCTTCGGCCCGGTACTAAGCATGCCGGAAACAGAGCAGTATCTTGCTCATAAGAAGAGAGTCGGCTTGCTCGTCGGGCTCGGCGTCATGTTATGCATAACGGGAGCCTCGTTGCTCATCGCTTTAAGCAATCTGCTCAGCGACGTAGGAATGATGGTCGGAATGATTACTATGTTCCTCTTGGTAGCAGCCGCTGTCGGCTTATTCATCTATAGCGGCATGCAGTCGGAAGCGTTCAAATATTTGCAGTCCGATTTCATCCTGCCCGGGGACTTGCGCGCTTCGCTTCAGCGGCAGCGGCAAGCGTTCATGCCGACCTACACATTCGCGATAATCGTCGGCGTAGGATTGTGCGTCCTGTCGCCGGTGCTGCTGTTCGCTACCATGCTGGCGAGCGACGACATTACGACCTATGGCGTCGTCGGCATGCTGCTCATGATCGCCGCAGCCGCGTTCTTGTTCGTCTACGCCGGGAACATGAAACAGAGCTTCAGCGTACTGCTGAAGCTCGGGGAGTACTCCAAGGTAAACCAGGAGCAGAACAAGGTGATCGGGGCGGTCGCAGCGTTCATCTGGCCGTTGGCTACGGTGGTGTTTTTGCTCGGCGGGTTTCTGTTCAAGGCTTGGCACGTCAGTTGGCTCGTGTTCCCGGTGACGGCATTGTTGTTCGGCGCCTTCAGCGCGGTGTACAGTATCACGAAGGGAAGCGCTGGGAAGAGCGGCTAGTGCGCTTGGACGCAATTCCAACGACTCGAAAGGGCAACGGCCTTTTCGAGTCGTTTCGTTCGGAACTAATTCGTCATTCCGCCAACTTCATAAACAACGTCCCGTCGATCGACGTAACCGAGGCGCGTCTCTCGTCCACCAATTTCGATTTTCGAAGCCGGTAGGCGCGAACCTCATCGAAGAAGGGCTGACGCTTCCCGCTCGAATAGGTCCGGAACACCAGTAACGCTTCGTCCAACTTGCACATCGACTTTGCTATCTTTAAGAGCTCGTCAGCCCTAGCGCCGTTCCGAACGTTCAAGATCCCGATCGCATGCCGCGGCGTAACCTCCGCATCGGCGAACAGCTTGTCCAAGGTTTCCTCATCTTTCTTGAAGTAATTTTCCCGCTCCAAGTGCAAGGCGAAGTCGTGCCAGTAGTCATCCTCGTAGCTGTAGCTCCCCCACCACGTCAGATCCATGGCGCGCCGTTTTCCGTTGCATGTGTCCTCCGTGAACGGATAATAACCCAACATCGAACCGAGTCGCGAGAAATATTCGATCTCCGTCATCGTGAACGAATGCTTCCCGTGATGCACGGACAGATTGAACGTATGGTAGTTCCGAACATACCCTTCGAACACTCGTATTAAATCAAGCTGCATACATGAACCCTCCCTACAGCCCGGAACGGAAAAACCGATCCACAGCCCGCTCCAGCGCCTCGCTCTCGCCCTTCCCCGGAGCCAGCTCGATCGCCCCCATGCGATACCGCTCGTGATACCACTCCTGGAAATAACGAAGCTCATCCTCCGGTCCCCCGCGGGACGGCGTCAAGATAAACACCGCCTCCACCGCCGGGCTGTCGTTCTCCCTCGACACGATGCCGTCGCGATACTTATGCATCTCCCCTAGCGCCGTACCGACATTCGCCGGAACGCGATACTTCGGATCGAACACCAGCACGCGCTTGCCGTCTTCGATCGTAATATCCGGCTCCATTTGCTGCGTGAACGAATAGAGCGTCGGCGAGTTCCATCGAAATACGCGTTGGTAATACAGCGCATACCCCTCCACCAGAGACACCCGGCTCTCCCGATGCTTCGCAAGAGATAGGAACAGCCGCTCCCCCGCCGTTCGATATAACGCTTGCGTCTCCTGGAGCAGCCCTTTCCGACGGAACAATCGCACCAGCTGCATATAACACCAAATCTCATAGAGCGCGAACGTATCTTTCAGTGGAAAAGGAACCCCAAACCCCCATCGTGCCTTCCCATGTCGATACAGACGTTCGAACCAAAGATAGCCCAACCGATACACGGGATGCTTCCGAAGGATCGTGCTGACCTGAATCGGTCCGCGATGAGCCGCAATGCCTTGAAACAACTCCTGTCGCAACCAGTATTGTACGCGGTCCATGTATGTCCGCGCTTTCTCCTGCACCTCGGGCAAGCCGCAGACCATGTACTGTAAGAGCAGCCCTTGCAGCTCCGACAGGAACCGCTTCAGCAAGGCATTCTCATAGATCCCGTAATGCTCGCGCCGAATCGAGGTTACCACATGGGGCGGAATCGCAGCACCGCCTTCGTCATCCCCGTAATGGCGTTCCAACCATCGCGTCGTGGCGACGGAGACCGACTTCACCTGCTCCCGGCGCATGAGCACCTCCTCATTCCGCAGCCGTCGCAGGGGCCGTTCCAAAATACGCCGAACGATGCCGGCCAGCTCCTGAAAACCGTAGTCGACGTAATTCCACTGCGCCCAGGAGATGCGCCGATCCTTCCCCTCCGATTCCATAGGTAGCGTCAGCCCCGCATATTGGAAGCACACGTCGGCTTCTTCCAGAATGTCGGTCATCATGAGCTCGAATTGCGCTGTCGTCAGCTTACGCTCGTCGGGGTATACATAGTTGGGGTACGACTCCCGATTCAAAGCGAATTCGACGTGCCCGCTCTGGAAAGGCGTGATAAACCGGCCTTCTACGCCGTTCTTCCCGCTCCGATACGCAAGCGGCACGCCCCCCATGGCGAGCCGCTCGGGCATCTCCTCCGTCTCCCACGTCCACTCGTACTCCGTCGCCTCGCGGAGATACGCCTCGGCCAGCGGCGCCCACTCCCCGCCCGGCTGCCGGACGCGGAACTTATCGCCAGAACTGAGCGGCGCCATACCGGACGATCTCCTTCTCCATGCGCTCGACGATCCGGACGCTTTCGCTTCCCGCGCCGAACCGCTCCGCCAGCGTCCCCTTCAGCGCGGACAGCATGTCCGCGATCGAGTCGTCGCCACGGACTTTGGGGAGAACCTTCTCCATAACAACCCGTTCCAGCGCCTTCTCCTCGTCCAACCGAACGCTGTCCTCCAGCGCCTTATTCTGCAGCAGCTTACGAAGCATCTCCTGCATCGACCGGTAACCGAAGTGGAGGTGATGCTCTTTCATGATGCCGTACACCTTCCTCAGAAAATGAAACTCCCCCGCGACCCTCCCCTGCGTCTCCTCGTCGATCCGATCCCAGAATGAATCGAAGTCGACCTCGCTGAGCGTCATGACGAACGCGCGATCGAGCACCTTGTCTGAGATCGCATGCGTCGTCTCGTCCACGTTCACCGTCCCGATCACATACAAGTTCGGTGGGATCGTCACCGTCTTCGGAACTGCCTCCACGTCCTCGCGACTATGCAGCGGAATCTCCTTGCGCGACTCGACGCCGCTTAAGTAATCGCTGAGATAGTACTCGACGCGAGCCAGATTCATCTCGTCCAACACGATGAAATGCGGCTTCTCCCGCTCCTGCTGCGCCTGCAATACGACGCGCAGAAACTCCGGCACGACGTATCGCTGCTCGAAGGAACTGTAGTAGCCGAACAAGGCGCTCGAATCCGTCCAATCCGGCCGTACCGGAATAATAGAGAGGTACGGATTAGCCGCTTCATACTCCAAGCCGTACACCGCATTCGCATATAAGCGAGCCAGCTGCGTTTTTCCCGTGCCCGAGATACCGCTCAGAATGACGAAGTGCTTATCGTCCAACGCCGTTAAATTCAAATGGAAGTCGCGCACAATGTCCAGGGAGAAGGTGAGGCCGCTGCTCACCACCGTATCGAGAATCGGCGGCAGCCGGAAGCTGGCCGTGTACGTCTCCGGGTCGCCTCCCTCGTCGCCTCCGTCTCCTGCGCCGGCAGGTTTCGGCGGTTGCGATCCCCCCTCCTCCGACGTCGGCAACTGCAGCTTCTCGCTCGCATGTGCAAACAGCAGCGCCGACGCAATGAGCCGCTTCTTCACCTCCGCGGCCGGCTCCGTGAATGCGGCCGCATCGTTATCGAACACGCCCGCGAGGTACGTATCGGCGTCTCGCACCTCAATGCCGTGCTGCCGCAGCAACGTCATACTTTCCTCAAGCACCTTGGCATTGTCTAGGCTATGCGTCGCGAACGTTTTCCGAATCCACCATTCCTGGAGGCCCGGTCCTAGCAGATTGCGAATGTTCGTGTAGATATGGTTATGACCGTCCAGTTGGATCGCCAGCACTTCGTGCGGCGTCTGCTTCTCATGGTAACGGTAGTAGACGACGTACCCTTTCTCGATGAGCTGGTCCCCATCCTTCACCGTAAACGCCTGACGCGAAACGCCGGATTGCACCTTCTCCGCGGCGGACAGCTGCAGCTGATACGGCTTCTGGAACAGCAAGATCTCTTGTTTCTCATGCTCTTCCTTAAACAGCTCGAGAATGCGGCCGGCGCGATCGCTCAATCCCTTCTCATCCGCTAAGTAACTCCGGATCGAGCTCAGCTGCGCGTACGCCTTGTCCAGCTCCTCGAAGAGACGCGACTCCGACCATTCCTCTTTCAAAGGGTGAAGCTTCGCGAAATAAAACCACGGCCGCCTCCGCGGCTTAATACAGGACTTGATAAAGTCTTGTACCGCATCAAACTTCACGATCTCCCGTTCCGGCGCGTCTTGCCCGCTGCTGGAGGCCATTACAGTGGTGTCGGCGCCCAAGCCGCCGAGAATGTCCCCCAACCGATTCGTGCGCGACGCTTCCCACATCGGATAGAAGTTCGTCTCCACGTGGATCGACACCACTCTGCTCATTCCGTTGAATTCCAGCGTCAGCTCGTTGACCTGCGATTGGCCCACGGTGCGCATGATCTGAACGAAATACTTCCGGCCGATATTCGAATGCTTCTTCTTCAATGCGTCATGATACGTCGTCTGCAGCGTAGTTGCGTAAGTATGGATATGTAAGGAGGGATCGTTCAGCCTTCTCAAGTAGCTCTCTACTAGTGGCTTCACCGTCGCCTCGACTTGCTCTAGTACTAGCTTACAGCGTTCGCTCGTTACATTCAGGTCGAACAACGTCTGGTAATGCGATAATTGCAGCATGCGTCGACTAGACTCCTCTCGTTCCTTCGCTAGACTCATTATACTGCAAGAGGCACCTGCGATCCCTGTAAAACTGCGTCAACCAATCCCGCTCCCCCGGCGTCCACACCGGTTCCGACAAAATCGCCTTCGCACACGCCTCCCAGCTGAGGAACGCGATCCGCTCCCCAAGGGCTCTATAAAACTCTATATCTTTCCCGCTCTCTTTCAACCTCGGAATATCCTCGGCTAGCATCTCCGGATATCTTCGGTATTCCAGCATCTTATAATAGTAGAGCCGACTGCCCGGGGCTTTCTGATATCTGTCCGGCGTCAGCATAACGAAGAAAAATCGCTCTACTTTATCTTCGACGGACTGCAGCCCGATATCGATGCATCTCGCGATTTGATTCCGGTTCGTGCAATGCGTCGTATCGACGGAAATATCGGAAGTGAACTTCGCCTCGATGAAGAGACTCCGACCGCCGTATTCCGCCCAAGCGTCGAAATTCGTCGGCCCCTCCAGCCGATCTTTGCCCTGCGCGCTGTCCCGAACGTACTTCACCGGGTGGCGTTCCGCCTCCTCCCGCAGCGATCGCAGCACCGCTTCTGCGGGAGAGATCGCCTTTTCTAAAGCAAGCTCCGAAGGCAGTCCCGTCCACTCCGATTCCGGAAACGTCGAAGTCATTAGCCCTTCCCACGCCGACGGTCCGCAACGCCGCAGCGCCGCGAACGTCACCAACGTCATCGTTGGCTCGTCCTTATACGCTTGAAGCTCCTCCTTCAAGCCGTGCACGGCTTGCCCTTGCAGCGCTGTCGATGCCTTCGCGGCTTGCTGCAACAGCCTCTCGAAGTGGGCCGCTCTCGCTTCCTTATTCGCGGTGTACAAATCTAGCAATTCATCCCTCTTGA
The nucleotide sequence above comes from Paenibacillus antri. Encoded proteins:
- a CDS encoding McrB family protein, coding for MLQLSHYQTLFDLNVTSERCKLVLEQVEATVKPLVESYLRRLNDPSLHIHTYATTLQTTYHDALKKKHSNIGRKYFVQIMRTVGQSQVNELTLEFNGMSRVVSIHVETNFYPMWEASRTNRLGDILGGLGADTTVMASSSGQDAPEREIVKFDAVQDFIKSCIKPRRRPWFYFAKLHPLKEEWSESRLFEELDKAYAQLSSIRSYLADEKGLSDRAGRILELFKEEHEKQEILLFQKPYQLQLSAAEKVQSGVSRQAFTVKDGDQLIEKGYVVYYRYHEKQTPHEVLAIQLDGHNHIYTNIRNLLGPGLQEWWIRKTFATHSLDNAKVLEESMTLLRQHGIEVRDADTYLAGVFDNDAAAFTEPAAEVKKRLIASALLFAHASEKLQLPTSEEGGSQPPKPAGAGDGGDEGGDPETYTASFRLPPILDTVVSSGLTFSLDIVRDFHLNLTALDDKHFVILSGISGTGKTQLARLYANAVYGLEYEAANPYLSIIPVRPDWTDSSALFGYYSSFEQRYVVPEFLRVVLQAQQEREKPHFIVLDEMNLARVEYYLSDYLSGVESRKEIPLHSREDVEAVPKTVTIPPNLYVIGTVNVDETTHAISDKVLDRAFVMTLSEVDFDSFWDRIDEETQGRVAGEFHFLRKVYGIMKEHHLHFGYRSMQEMLRKLLQNKALEDSVRLDEEKALERVVMEKVLPKVRGDDSIADMLSALKGTLAERFGAGSESVRIVERMEKEIVRYGAAQFWR